In a single window of the Amycolatopsis sp. cg5 genome:
- a CDS encoding dihydrofolate reductase family protein — protein sequence MRTLISTTFVSLDGVIEGPGGEPGYRNSGWTFQDIEFDPAAYELKGREQGEATALLLGRVSYQAFSPVWPTMTEEFPGYNAMPKYVVSTTLKDEDLVTNWGETTILRSLEDVAALKETEGGPLSLHGSANLNRNLSDAGLIDRYHLLVFPVLLGAGKRLFSETDKAKQNLKLIESESYSNGVQKLVYDVIR from the coding sequence ATGCGCACCCTGATTTCCACCACGTTCGTCTCGCTCGACGGCGTCATCGAGGGACCGGGCGGGGAACCGGGCTACCGCAACTCCGGCTGGACCTTCCAGGACATCGAGTTCGACCCGGCCGCCTACGAGCTCAAGGGCCGCGAGCAGGGCGAGGCCACCGCGCTGCTGCTCGGGCGCGTCAGCTACCAGGCGTTCTCGCCGGTGTGGCCGACCATGACCGAGGAGTTCCCCGGCTACAACGCGATGCCGAAGTACGTCGTGTCGACCACGCTCAAGGACGAGGACCTGGTGACCAACTGGGGCGAGACCACGATCCTGCGCTCGCTGGAGGACGTCGCCGCGCTCAAGGAGACCGAGGGCGGGCCGCTCAGCCTGCACGGCAGCGCCAACCTCAACCGCAACCTGTCCGACGCGGGCCTGATCGACCGGTATCACCTGCTCGTGTTCCCGGTGCTGCTCGGCGCGGGCAAGCGGCTGTTCAGCGAGACCGACAAGGCCAAGCAGAACCTGAAGCTCATCGAGAGCGAGTCGTACTCGAACGGCGTCCAGAAGCTGGTCTACGACGTCATCCGCTGA
- a CDS encoding EI24 domain-containing protein → MRDFAKGLRMFGQGLGILLRSPRLLLIGALPAVLTTLLLLGGLVALAYSIDDLAAWATPFADSWLTGWQATIRVTVGVAVFAAALAIGMIGFSALTLAVGGPFYEHIAEKVEDDLGGVPGAVELSFWRLLGMGLRDGLLLVGRSLLFTVPLLLAGFIPVVGQTVVPVLLALVTAWFLALELIAVPFYRRGMGLKQRTVLLRKRRALALGLGLPASLLCAIPLAAIIVMPVAFVGGVLVARETLAEPS, encoded by the coding sequence ATGCGCGACTTCGCCAAGGGTCTCCGGATGTTCGGGCAAGGCCTGGGCATCCTGCTGCGGTCACCCCGGCTACTGCTGATCGGCGCGCTGCCCGCGGTGCTGACCACGCTGTTGCTGCTCGGCGGCCTGGTCGCGCTGGCCTATTCGATCGACGACCTGGCCGCGTGGGCCACCCCGTTCGCGGACAGCTGGTTGACCGGCTGGCAGGCGACGATCAGGGTCACGGTCGGCGTCGCGGTCTTCGCGGCCGCGCTCGCCATCGGCATGATCGGCTTCTCGGCGTTGACGCTGGCCGTCGGCGGGCCCTTCTACGAGCACATCGCCGAGAAGGTGGAAGACGACCTCGGCGGCGTGCCCGGCGCCGTGGAGCTGTCCTTTTGGCGGCTTCTGGGGATGGGCCTGCGCGACGGCCTCCTCTTGGTGGGGCGCTCGCTGTTGTTCACCGTCCCGCTCCTGCTCGCCGGGTTCATCCCGGTCGTGGGCCAGACCGTGGTCCCGGTGCTGCTCGCGCTGGTGACCGCCTGGTTCCTCGCGCTCGAGCTGATCGCGGTCCCGTTCTACCGGCGCGGCATGGGCCTGAAGCAGCGCACGGTCCTGCTGCGCAAACGCCGGGCGCTCGCGCTCGGTCTCGGCCTGCCCGCCTCGCTGCTGTGCGCGATCCCGCTCGCGGCGATCATCGTGATGCCGGTGGCCTTCGTCGGCGGCGTCCTCGTCGCCCGCGAAACCCTCGCCGAACCCTCCTGA
- a CDS encoding VWA domain-containing protein, which produces MSESPDNRRQVLYWRLLSRLFDNDEQAALESASLAVVEDIGLPTAVLDPYAGVDSIVQRHPGLAAEFDRLMVPEPGEERDRAAEVRRAALVSKVLLNVFATGNGNVTASQLSRWQADATWLKRALGCEAGVPNPSTQGTAAGHPTPDLSTLLPKIGEIEADLVKRMQLREVLADPALAAKLSPSMSLIEQLLRDKDNLSGVALANAKSLIRRYVDEVAEVLRTQVEKATVGAPDHSVPPKRVFRNLDLDRTIWQNLTNWSPEEERLYVDRLYYRHTARKTTPQRLIAVIDQSGSMVDSMVNCAILASIFAGLPKVDVHLIAYDTQALDLTPWVHDPFETLLRTNLGGGNDGMVAMGLTQPKIAEPRDTVVVWISDFYETRVEQLFESMAAIHRSGAKFIPVGSVTSSGRGSVNPWFRERFKDLGTPVISGHITKLVHELKTFLTA; this is translated from the coding sequence ATGAGCGAATCACCCGACAACCGCCGCCAGGTACTGTACTGGCGCCTCCTCTCCCGGCTGTTCGACAACGACGAGCAGGCCGCGCTCGAATCGGCGAGCCTGGCCGTGGTCGAGGACATCGGCCTGCCCACCGCGGTGCTCGACCCGTACGCCGGCGTCGACTCCATCGTGCAGCGGCATCCCGGCCTGGCCGCCGAATTCGACCGGCTGATGGTCCCGGAGCCCGGCGAGGAACGGGACCGGGCCGCCGAGGTGCGGCGTGCCGCGCTGGTGTCGAAGGTGCTGCTCAACGTCTTCGCCACCGGCAACGGCAACGTCACCGCGAGCCAGCTCTCGCGCTGGCAGGCCGACGCGACCTGGCTCAAGCGTGCGCTCGGCTGCGAGGCGGGCGTGCCGAATCCGAGCACGCAAGGCACCGCCGCCGGGCATCCGACGCCGGACCTCAGCACGCTGCTGCCGAAGATCGGCGAGATCGAAGCCGACCTCGTCAAGCGCATGCAGTTGCGCGAGGTGCTCGCCGACCCCGCGCTCGCCGCGAAGCTCAGCCCGAGCATGTCACTGATCGAGCAGCTGTTGCGCGACAAGGACAACCTGTCCGGCGTGGCGCTGGCCAACGCGAAGTCGTTGATCCGCCGGTACGTCGACGAGGTCGCCGAGGTGCTGCGCACCCAGGTCGAGAAGGCGACGGTCGGCGCGCCGGACCACTCGGTCCCGCCGAAGCGGGTGTTCCGCAACCTCGACCTCGACCGCACCATTTGGCAGAACCTGACCAACTGGAGCCCGGAGGAGGAGCGGCTCTATGTCGACCGCCTCTACTACCGGCACACCGCGCGCAAGACCACGCCGCAGCGGCTGATCGCGGTGATCGACCAGTCCGGCTCGATGGTCGATTCGATGGTCAACTGCGCCATCCTGGCCTCGATCTTCGCCGGACTGCCCAAAGTGGACGTTCACCTGATCGCCTACGACACCCAGGCACTCGACCTCACGCCGTGGGTGCACGACCCCTTCGAGACGTTGCTGCGCACCAATCTCGGCGGCGGCAACGACGGCATGGTCGCCATGGGGCTGACCCAGCCGAAGATCGCCGAGCCGCGTGACACCGTCGTCGTCTGGATCTCGGACTTCTACGAGACCAGGGTGGAGCAGCTGTTCGAGAGCATGGCCGCCATCCACCGGTCCGGCGCGAAGTTCATCCCGGTCGGCTCGGTCACCAGCTCCGGGCGCGGCAGCGTCAACCCGTGGTTCCGCGAACGGTTCAAGGACCTCGGCACCCCGGTGATCTCCGGTCACATCACCAAGCTCGTCCACGAACTCAAGACCTTCCTGACCGCCTGA
- a CDS encoding LLM class flavin-dependent oxidoreductase — MAYEILGTRQEPTFGLDTFGDVENGADGQPVSQAEAIRQVVAEGVLADRVGVDYFGVGEHHRTEMAVSSPDVVLASIAGQTERVRLGTGVTVLSSDDPVRVYERFATLDALSNGRAEVTLGRGSFTESFPLFGYSLSDYEVLFAEKLDLFTKLQEEKPVTWTGTVRPALDRAQAYPLTESGSLPAWVGVGGTPQSVVRAAAHGLPLVMAVIGGSPERFTPLADLYRRALTEAGHGELPIGMHSPGHIAATDELAMDQHFPHHQAAFAKIGAERGWGPMSRADYDAMAGPRGALFVGSPETVAQKIAWSVRTLGLSRFQLKYGAGALPHEQRLESIRLYGEEVIPRVKELLA, encoded by the coding sequence ATGGCTTACGAGATCCTGGGCACGCGGCAAGAGCCGACCTTCGGCCTGGACACCTTCGGTGACGTGGAGAACGGCGCGGACGGCCAGCCGGTGAGCCAGGCCGAGGCGATCCGGCAGGTCGTCGCGGAAGGCGTGCTGGCAGACCGGGTCGGCGTCGACTACTTCGGCGTCGGCGAGCACCACCGCACCGAGATGGCGGTCTCGTCACCGGACGTCGTGCTCGCTTCGATCGCCGGGCAGACCGAGCGCGTCCGGCTGGGCACGGGCGTCACGGTGCTCAGCTCCGACGACCCCGTCCGCGTCTACGAGCGGTTCGCCACGCTGGACGCGCTGTCCAACGGGCGCGCCGAGGTCACGCTCGGCCGCGGCTCGTTCACCGAGTCGTTCCCGCTGTTCGGCTACTCGCTGTCGGACTACGAGGTGCTCTTCGCCGAGAAGCTGGACCTGTTCACCAAGCTGCAGGAGGAGAAGCCGGTCACCTGGACCGGCACCGTCCGCCCCGCGCTGGACCGCGCGCAGGCCTACCCGCTCACCGAGTCCGGCAGCCTGCCGGCGTGGGTCGGGGTCGGCGGCACGCCGCAGTCGGTGGTCAGGGCGGCCGCGCACGGCCTGCCGCTGGTGATGGCCGTGATCGGCGGATCGCCGGAGCGGTTCACCCCGCTGGCCGACCTCTACCGCCGCGCCTTGACGGAGGCCGGTCACGGGGAACTGCCGATCGGCATGCACAGCCCCGGCCACATCGCCGCGACCGACGAACTCGCGATGGACCAGCACTTCCCCCACCACCAGGCCGCCTTCGCGAAGATCGGCGCCGAGCGCGGCTGGGGCCCGATGTCCCGTGCCGACTACGACGCCATGGCGGGCCCGCGCGGCGCGCTGTTCGTCGGCTCCCCGGAGACCGTCGCCCAGAAGATCGCCTGGTCGGTGCGCACGCTCGGGCTGTCGCGGTTCCAGCTCAAGTACGGCGCGGGCGCGCTCCCGCACGAGCAGCGCCTGGAGTCGATCCGGCTCTACGGCGAGGAGGTCATCCCCCGGGTGAAGGAACTGCTCGCTTAA
- a CDS encoding AAA family ATPase yields MSDLLRAPAELKYAEELDWLESVDDGPKPFAWRLSPKMLRLFVLGSERADGLDREISQKWFGERSIVERAIVTLASDRGLLLIGDPGTGKSWLAELLAAAISRNSTLVVQGTAGTTEDHIKYSWNVSMVIAKGQSRESMIPSPIMTAMEAGSIGRFEELTRSTSDVQDALISILSEKYISVPELDSDSIVFAKPGFSIIATANSRDRGVNDLSSALKRRFNFVRIPVVTNKKSETEIVRFRTEELLRRHQIELDVPPTLLDVLLRSFGDLRAAAVSAGSDDEKLESALSTAEQIGVLEDAILHSNFFGERALTARTLASSLVGSLARREPEDLAIFNKYLHGVVEPRSKDEGGDWPEFLEGGRDAIATLS; encoded by the coding sequence ATGTCCGATCTGTTGCGCGCACCCGCCGAGCTCAAGTACGCCGAAGAGCTGGACTGGCTGGAGTCCGTCGACGACGGCCCCAAGCCGTTCGCCTGGCGGCTGTCCCCGAAGATGCTGCGCCTGTTCGTCCTCGGCTCCGAGCGGGCCGACGGGCTCGACCGCGAGATCTCGCAGAAGTGGTTCGGCGAGCGCAGCATCGTCGAGCGGGCGATCGTCACGCTCGCGTCCGACCGCGGCCTGCTGCTGATCGGCGATCCCGGCACCGGCAAGAGCTGGCTCGCCGAGCTGCTCGCCGCCGCGATTTCGCGGAACTCCACCCTCGTGGTGCAGGGCACGGCGGGCACCACCGAGGACCACATCAAGTACTCGTGGAACGTGTCGATGGTCATCGCCAAGGGCCAGTCCCGCGAGTCGATGATCCCGTCGCCGATCATGACCGCGATGGAAGCGGGCTCGATCGGGCGCTTCGAGGAGCTGACCCGGTCCACCAGCGACGTGCAGGACGCGCTGATCTCGATCCTGTCCGAGAAGTACATCTCGGTGCCGGAGCTGGACAGCGACAGCATCGTCTTCGCGAAGCCCGGCTTCTCGATCATCGCCACCGCCAACAGCCGGGACCGCGGCGTCAACGACCTGTCGTCCGCGCTCAAGCGGCGGTTCAACTTCGTCCGCATCCCGGTGGTGACGAACAAGAAGAGCGAGACCGAGATCGTCCGCTTCCGCACCGAAGAACTGCTGCGCCGTCACCAGATCGAGCTGGACGTCCCGCCGACGCTGCTCGACGTCCTGCTGCGCAGCTTCGGCGACCTGCGGGCCGCCGCGGTCTCGGCGGGCAGCGACGACGAGAAGCTCGAGTCCGCGTTGTCCACGGCCGAACAGATCGGCGTGCTCGAAGACGCGATCCTGCACAGCAACTTCTTCGGCGAACGCGCGCTGACCGCGCGCACGCTCGCCTCCTCGCTCGTCGGCTCGCTGGCGCGGCGTGAACCGGAGGACCTCGCCATCTTCAACAAGTACCTGCACGGCGTGGTCGAACCGCGCAGCAAGGACGAAGGCGGGGACTGGCCGGAGTTCCTGGAGGGTGGTCGCGACGCGATTGCCACCTTGTCATGA
- a CDS encoding monodechloroaminopyrrolnitrin synthase PrnB family protein, protein MTRAITDLDRWIRGEFTELNTKLEEIYFAEKTLVLRGRAEVDELTATLVRDGGSLIGEIAARRELPEHADARYELLGMIGFYLAACRRHEVEPEQAEFAPLALALGASLGVAPRFAASHQNIGNRAVGGAFATFTTLESERTFLLYNGLSVMAYRRATHALLSVPALGVSNPLATYHLTDAVAALRDVLRFSQALANELDKDRFFYNIRPYFKSYRVGSREFRGVNAGDFGAVNAVDVLLGLCSPHDPFYQEVITEKYPYVAPADQPLLRSLATTESLLDMVVSELEAGPPSAPLRENAELLLDACRGHGAATVFHHNKLVAPFLREPAGYAPPSDQADMTTSGSPLDAVIEALARLRDLRAAHDRPGIVTARPVLDRVRALLGS, encoded by the coding sequence ATGACACGAGCGATCACCGACCTGGACCGATGGATCCGCGGCGAGTTCACCGAACTCAACACCAAGCTCGAGGAGATCTACTTCGCCGAGAAGACGCTCGTCCTGCGCGGCCGGGCGGAGGTGGACGAGCTGACGGCCACGCTCGTGCGTGACGGCGGTTCGCTCATCGGCGAGATCGCGGCGCGACGTGAGCTGCCGGAGCACGCGGACGCGCGCTACGAGCTGCTCGGCATGATCGGCTTCTATCTCGCCGCCTGCCGCCGCCACGAGGTCGAGCCCGAGCAGGCCGAGTTCGCGCCGCTCGCGCTGGCGCTGGGTGCGTCGCTCGGCGTCGCGCCGCGGTTCGCGGCGTCGCACCAGAACATCGGCAACCGGGCCGTCGGCGGGGCCTTCGCGACCTTCACCACGCTTGAGAGCGAGCGGACTTTCCTGCTGTACAACGGACTTTCCGTGATGGCGTACCGCCGCGCGACGCACGCGCTGCTCAGCGTGCCCGCATTGGGCGTCTCGAATCCGCTGGCGACCTATCACCTCACGGACGCGGTGGCCGCGTTGCGCGACGTACTGCGCTTCAGCCAGGCGCTCGCGAACGAACTCGACAAGGACCGGTTCTTCTACAACATCCGGCCCTACTTCAAGAGTTATCGCGTCGGCTCGCGGGAGTTCCGTGGCGTCAACGCGGGTGACTTCGGCGCGGTCAACGCGGTCGACGTGCTGCTGGGCCTCTGCTCGCCGCACGATCCCTTCTACCAGGAGGTGATCACCGAAAAGTACCCGTACGTCGCACCTGCCGACCAGCCGCTGCTGCGTTCGCTGGCGACCACCGAGTCCTTGTTGGACATGGTCGTGTCCGAGCTCGAAGCAGGTCCGCCATCGGCGCCGCTGCGGGAGAACGCCGAGCTGCTCCTCGACGCCTGCCGCGGGCACGGCGCCGCGACCGTCTTCCACCACAACAAGCTCGTGGCCCCGTTCTTGCGGGAACCCGCGGGCTACGCGCCGCCGTCGGACCAGGCCGACATGACGACCAGCGGATCACCGCTGGACGCCGTGATAGAGGCACTCGCGCGCCTGCGTGACCTGCGTGCGGCGCACGACCGGCCCGGCATCGTGACGGCTAGGCCTGTGCTCGACCGGGTCCGCGCCCTGCTCGGGTCGTGA
- a CDS encoding DUF5682 family protein has translation MSGAFEALRGELREAAAAFADGPRALEGILLGLVDDVDRAVREPLEIFPVCHHSPASAIAMARRLREKQPKVVYLELCEDMAPLLTELRNCRLPVAVQAFATEVDGFPAEWAPLSVVAPITEASAEYQVISYALDTPGVELVLVDRSADHVFQWDRPEPSETQPEEEEAALHGDAVGVEIGDLRPRFAELEEHLLRHGKVRHWSEWWHQYVELPLGDSDHDTYRQVMFLIGSLFRRLAPGDTSRVRVDEDRERYMWTRMREHLAASGADPADCLYVCGAFHASSRVAEFGVGGTAGFVISPRTESTWQYGLIPSSHAAIEAQFGLAAGSVSIAATEWAKNLKRTKVKPFQLAGQTGAKKRKPPAVASGPMTEIVASDHLSGFLQRPPTLDTLDEAELLGWSVDVVRAARRNGYLASTADAIAVFETSILLAGMRDRAKPTPYDFQDAAVTCIEKDVVPGRRDVRRIVEIMMGGDRIGQVGYDALPPLARDVHDRLVPLNLKLQQRGVQRALLDIAAKPELERCSDVLWMLRYLMPYGAARPIMGERRLGERPIQESWDLALGTHQRSLIELGYEGVSIEQVLEQRLRRAAYHPQATAAKVLAAVEDATLYLRSARLADELGSRALEVLSTERTVDGAPEVLRRVRRLLGHYRTSEPVLPGWIESFVKAGYAHYCTLLPTAFTDEDATVDQVAAMLGFLFSMETLALSLGCDRTQLELAIAGSHPDEPSKVALLWAAQVQLGVLSRAELRARCADLLANPLVLPAYPRYLSGFVHALEPAPGLADFVVEAVSKAFAELPDPVLLPWLPTLITTLRERGAELVPLLIREAGRLFPGKLAALDEWVPPWHAQPAEPEVRRSGGGGVALLAAHPATTDAMATLLGCEGGWETAKSGVALLGRFPDTASALDELL, from the coding sequence ATGAGCGGCGCCTTCGAGGCGTTGCGCGGTGAGCTGAGAGAGGCGGCCGCCGCGTTCGCCGACGGGCCCAGGGCGCTGGAAGGCATCCTGCTCGGCCTCGTCGACGACGTCGACCGAGCCGTCCGCGAACCGCTGGAGATCTTCCCGGTCTGCCATCACTCGCCGGCGTCGGCCATCGCTATGGCCCGCCGGCTGCGGGAGAAACAGCCGAAGGTGGTCTATCTGGAGCTGTGCGAAGACATGGCCCCGTTGCTGACCGAGCTGCGCAACTGCCGTCTTCCGGTGGCGGTGCAGGCGTTCGCGACCGAGGTAGACGGGTTCCCCGCCGAGTGGGCGCCGCTGTCGGTGGTCGCGCCGATCACCGAGGCTTCGGCGGAGTACCAGGTGATCTCGTACGCGCTGGACACCCCGGGTGTCGAGCTGGTGCTCGTCGACCGGTCCGCCGACCACGTCTTCCAATGGGACCGTCCCGAGCCGTCGGAGACACAGCCGGAGGAGGAAGAAGCCGCGCTGCACGGCGACGCCGTCGGTGTCGAGATCGGCGACCTGCGGCCGCGGTTCGCCGAGCTGGAGGAACACCTGCTGCGCCACGGCAAGGTGCGGCACTGGTCGGAGTGGTGGCACCAGTACGTCGAGCTCCCGCTCGGCGACAGTGACCACGACACCTATCGCCAGGTGATGTTCCTGATCGGCAGCCTGTTCCGCCGCCTCGCGCCCGGTGACACGAGCCGGGTGCGGGTCGACGAGGACCGCGAGCGCTACATGTGGACCAGGATGCGCGAGCACCTGGCCGCCTCGGGCGCCGACCCCGCCGACTGCCTGTACGTCTGCGGCGCGTTCCACGCGTCCAGCCGGGTCGCGGAGTTCGGCGTCGGCGGCACGGCCGGGTTCGTGATCAGCCCGCGCACCGAGAGCACCTGGCAGTACGGGCTGATCCCGTCGAGCCACGCGGCGATCGAGGCGCAGTTCGGGCTGGCGGCGGGCTCGGTGTCGATCGCGGCGACCGAGTGGGCGAAGAACCTCAAGCGCACCAAGGTGAAGCCGTTCCAGCTGGCCGGTCAAACCGGCGCGAAGAAGCGCAAACCGCCCGCGGTGGCGAGCGGGCCCATGACCGAGATCGTGGCTTCGGATCACCTGTCCGGCTTCCTGCAGCGACCGCCCACTTTGGACACGTTGGACGAGGCCGAGCTGCTGGGCTGGTCGGTCGACGTCGTGCGCGCCGCCCGCCGCAACGGATATCTGGCCTCGACCGCCGACGCCATCGCGGTGTTCGAAACCTCGATCCTGCTCGCGGGCATGCGCGACAGGGCGAAGCCGACCCCGTACGACTTCCAGGACGCGGCGGTCACCTGCATCGAGAAGGACGTCGTGCCCGGCAGGCGCGACGTCCGCCGCATCGTCGAGATCATGATGGGCGGCGACCGGATCGGCCAGGTCGGCTACGACGCGTTGCCACCGCTGGCGCGTGACGTGCACGACCGGCTCGTCCCGCTGAACCTCAAGCTCCAGCAACGCGGTGTCCAGCGGGCGTTGCTCGACATCGCGGCGAAGCCGGAGCTGGAGCGCTGCTCGGACGTGCTCTGGATGCTGCGGTACCTGATGCCGTACGGCGCGGCCCGGCCGATCATGGGGGAGCGGCGGCTCGGCGAACGGCCGATCCAGGAGTCGTGGGATCTGGCGCTGGGCACGCATCAGCGGTCGCTCATCGAGCTGGGCTACGAGGGCGTCAGCATCGAACAGGTGCTGGAGCAACGTCTTCGCCGGGCGGCGTATCACCCGCAGGCCACGGCCGCGAAGGTGCTCGCGGCCGTCGAAGACGCCACGCTCTACTTGCGCAGTGCCCGGCTGGCCGACGAGCTGGGCAGCCGCGCGCTGGAGGTGCTCTCGACCGAGCGCACCGTCGACGGCGCACCCGAAGTGCTGCGCCGGGTGCGCAGGCTGCTCGGGCACTACCGGACCAGCGAACCGGTGCTGCCGGGCTGGATCGAGTCCTTCGTCAAGGCCGGGTACGCGCATTACTGCACGTTGCTGCCCACCGCGTTCACGGACGAGGACGCGACCGTGGACCAGGTCGCGGCCATGCTGGGCTTCTTGTTCAGCATGGAGACGCTCGCGCTTTCGCTGGGCTGCGACCGCACCCAGCTGGAGCTGGCCATCGCCGGGTCGCATCCGGACGAGCCGTCCAAGGTGGCGCTGCTGTGGGCCGCGCAGGTCCAGCTCGGCGTGCTTTCCCGCGCGGAGCTGCGCGCGCGGTGCGCCGACCTGCTGGCGAATCCCTTGGTGCTGCCCGCTTATCCGCGCTACCTGAGCGGGTTCGTGCACGCGCTGGAGCCGGCGCCCGGCTTGGCCGACTTCGTCGTCGAGGCGGTGTCGAAGGCCTTCGCCGAGCTTCCGGACCCGGTACTGCTGCCCTGGCTGCCGACGCTGATCACCACGTTGCGCGAACGGGGCGCCGAACTCGTCCCGCTGCTCATCCGCGAGGCAGGCCGGTTGTTCCCCGGCAAGCTCGCGGCGCTGGACGAGTGGGTGCCGCCATGGCATGCCCAGCCCGCGGAGCCCGAAGTCCGGCGCTCCGGGGGAGGCGGCGTCGCGTTGCTGGCCGCGCACCCGGCGACCACCGACGCCATGGCGACTCTGCTGGGCTGCGAGGGCGGTTGGGAAACCGCCAAGTCCGGGGTGGCGTTGCTGGGCCGGTTCCCGGACACGGCGTCGGCGCTGGACGAGCTGCTGTAG
- a CDS encoding sigma-70 family RNA polymerase sigma factor: MNGRDAQVDMTQVAAAKDGDREAMDALVAEHLQLVYSIAGHALSSAADVDDVVQETMLRVVRDLDRLRDPDRFRSWLVAVTLNQIRDHYRRNHAAPAPLDEYEERPDPEAEFVEVSLSRLQVAEQRREVDEAARWLAPADRELLALWTLERAGHLTRTEVAEALQLEAHVVTVRISRLKTRLEAVRPLVRALATEPRCAGITQAAEGWSGEPGPLWRKRFLRHLEDCARCRRGASDALPIERILIGAALLAVPVGFLPRLLSTLHTPAAQITAGSPLAAVSPFRRVANFASAKPALMATSAAVACVLGVAGVLTFTPSAPPPVAQAADAFVAPSVSLTSTSSPEPTVTPSPSETESSEPSESSEPAPSTTRSTKSTPPKPPRSSAAADQVLALINETRADAGLPALRVDPALVTAAGKHNQEMAGGCGLSHQCPGEPGLGERETAAGAKWRTCGENVGTGGPVADSNDAITRMALGLTQSMIDEKPPNDGHRKNILSSSFTRIGIVVTRDARGSVWLTHDFAG; this comes from the coding sequence GTGAACGGTCGAGACGCGCAAGTGGACATGACCCAGGTGGCGGCCGCGAAGGACGGCGACCGCGAGGCGATGGACGCGCTGGTCGCCGAACACCTACAGCTCGTGTACAGCATCGCCGGGCACGCACTGTCCTCCGCCGCGGACGTCGACGACGTGGTCCAGGAGACCATGCTGCGCGTGGTCCGCGATCTCGACCGCCTGCGCGACCCTGACCGGTTCCGCTCGTGGCTGGTCGCGGTCACCCTCAACCAGATCCGCGACCACTACCGCCGCAACCACGCCGCGCCCGCGCCGCTGGACGAGTACGAGGAGCGTCCCGACCCCGAGGCCGAGTTCGTCGAGGTCTCGCTGTCGCGGCTGCAGGTCGCCGAGCAGCGCCGCGAGGTCGACGAGGCGGCGCGCTGGCTCGCGCCCGCCGACCGGGAACTGCTCGCGCTGTGGACGCTGGAGCGCGCAGGCCACCTCACCCGCACCGAGGTCGCCGAGGCGCTGCAGCTGGAAGCGCACGTGGTCACGGTCCGGATCAGCAGGCTCAAGACCCGGCTGGAGGCCGTCCGCCCGCTCGTGCGCGCGCTGGCCACCGAGCCGCGCTGCGCCGGCATCACCCAGGCGGCCGAAGGCTGGTCCGGTGAGCCGGGACCGTTGTGGCGCAAGCGTTTCCTCCGGCACCTCGAAGACTGCGCACGCTGCAGGCGCGGCGCGTCCGACGCGCTGCCGATCGAGCGGATCCTGATCGGCGCGGCGCTGCTGGCCGTTCCGGTCGGCTTCCTGCCCCGGCTGCTGTCGACACTGCACACGCCCGCCGCCCAGATCACGGCCGGTTCCCCGCTGGCCGCCGTGTCCCCGTTCCGTCGCGTGGCCAACTTCGCCAGCGCGAAACCGGCGCTCATGGCGACCAGCGCCGCCGTCGCCTGCGTGCTCGGCGTGGCGGGCGTGCTCACCTTCACGCCGTCCGCGCCGCCACCGGTCGCCCAGGCCGCGGACGCCTTCGTGGCCCCTTCGGTGTCACTGACCTCGACGTCGTCGCCGGAGCCGACCGTCACGCCGTCGCCCAGCGAAACCGAGTCGAGCGAGCCCAGCGAGTCGAGTGAACCGGCGCCGTCGACCACCCGATCCACGAAGTCCACGCCACCGAAACCACCCCGTTCCTCGGCGGCGGCCGACCAGGTCCTCGCGCTGATCAACGAGACGCGCGCCGACGCCGGGTTGCCCGCGCTCCGGGTGGACCCGGCGCTGGTGACCGCCGCGGGCAAACACAACCAGGAGATGGCAGGCGGCTGCGGGCTGTCCCACCAATGCCCCGGCGAACCCGGCCTCGGCGAGCGCGAGACGGCGGCGGGCGCCAAATGGCGCACGTGCGGCGAGAACGTCGGCACCGGCGGCCCCGTCGCCGACTCGAACGACGCGATCACCCGCATGGCACTCGGCCTGACGCAGAGCATGATCGACGAGAAGCCGCCGAACGACGGCCACCGCAAGAACATCCTCAGCTCGTCGTTCACCAGGATCGGCATCGTCGTCACCCGCGACGCGCGCGGCAGCGTCTGGCTCACCCACGATTTCGCGGGCTAA